The region tcagcccctggtaacctctattctttctgtatctgtgaatttaccttatataagtggaatcatataatatttgtccttttatatctggcttattttacttagcataatgttttcaaggttcacccatgttatagtatgtatcagaatttcattcctttttagaactgaataatatttcagtaTATGACTGGGATTTTAATGACATATTTGAGCTCCTGTACCTTGGCGGACCTCTTGTTAAGTcggataatatttttttcttatggtttAGGCCACGTGACGTGGGGTTTTCCTAACTGATACATGAGGCTCAACTCAGGTTCTCCCCTGTAAAGCTCCAGGGTGGGCAATAAGGCCCACAGAGTACTCAAAATGAAAGCTCCCCAGCATAGTGCAAAATTCCCTATATTTCCTGATATGTGTATGTAcctagatatgtgtgtgtgtgtatgggtgtgtgcaCACGAACATATGtacacaacacacaaacacatgacAAAGCCCACACCTTTACCTGTTTTCATCCTCAGTTTAGCTATTTTGTTACAATTGATAATTTCAACATATATAATAATTCAgcacttaacatttttctttatcataaAAAAAATATGGAACTCCAAATTGGGTGAGACATTGTGTCTGGTGCTCTATGAAGTACAAATCGATGCTTCATTTCAAAACACTCTTCCACAATCTTCATTGGAGTTGAAAATAAACAAGTTTAGTTAAgagtaaagaataaaaacatttattttaaaaataccatttagcATCAATTGCCCCAAGTTTGGCAGGCATGAAGAGTGGGCAGTTCATGTTTTATTAGTATATAAAActggctttacaggaagcattatgacaaaaaaatgaacacttattatgaaaactgaaaaagagaAGTGAGTAGTAAGCTACTATCAGAACATTAAGGCTAAGAAAATGTCACTATGCAATGAAAACAATCTCCTCCTCTAATAAGTACTAATAGAATAGGAGGCTTGACTTACTTGCATGCTCCTCATAGAACGTTTTGGTTCATGGCTATGAAGAGGTAACTGCAAAAAGATGTGTGGAGATCCCAGTACTGGTAGGGGACATACAAGTGgggaataagaagaaagaaattaatcaAAATGTCTTTACTCAAGGATCTctataaaaacttatttttaagaaagccTGAGtaagcatgtatttttttttcctgtgacttTAAGTGTAATGacagcattaaaaataaattatgctgtcaatatacaaaaaatatcttttcattatAAGCATATATAAAGCCTTCTGCAACTATTATATATCACTTTATCAAATCCGAACTTTTTTGCTTGTTCCCTTTTGTGGTCCCTAGTTTTTCACATCCTCATAGAGGACAAAGGCCTTTAGAGATCCATCAATTCAACcctttcatttcacagataaaggaGGGTAAGTAGTTTGCCCACAGTTACATTCATCCTCAGTGGCAGAAATTGGACTAGAACCAGGTCTCATGATCCTGAAGAGGGCTTTTCTCATTATATGACATGACCCATTCTCCACCCCATCCCTGATCTCAAGTGGACGATGCTCCCTCAATCTCAGATGGGCAGAAGGGCTGTGGAGGAAAGAAACAAGCCTGTGTGGGGCCTCTCTGGCTTGTTAGGAGCATGGGGCTCTAGAACAGGAGGTAATAAAATACATCTCCTTCTATCCAAAGTCTTTACAAATAacctatcacacacacacatgcacacagtcaGGCTACTTTGAAGACCTAAATGAGAAATACTTCCTGAGAAGAGAATTGTGTGTGAGGGAAACTTTTAAAGCTTCCATAAGAGAggtttttgatttaaaaagtgaatatctGGCCACTCACACAGTTATATGCCTTTTAGAAGCTCTGCAAATAAAGCCGTAGTTACAGATGATGACTAATATGAAGAGCTTTAAGCCCCAGGGGACGTCTGAACACCACTCCATGAAGTCCCTAACTACCACACTATCAAATGGGCTGTGAATCGGTGGTGGGAAATGCCTCCGAATATGCAGATTTcagcagaaaacacatttgactgggttcttttaaaaagttccacCATTCTCACatctatttctgattttatatgCATCAACACTCAACATGCTAAATGTTCTATTCTGGCAATTCATATTTCTGGGTAATAGTACCCGAATGCTTATTGCAACATCCATGAGAGGTGCCTCAGGAGGAAGTGTGATCAGATCTCCTGGGGCcatttttttgctgtgtcctttGAGATCAAAATTCAGAGAATAAAAGCgttgtcacatttttaaaaatgtctgtcaTACAAGTTTTTGTTCAAGCTTCAATACGAGGAATATGGATTGAGAATTCCTTTTTCATATCCATGAACTAGGAAAATTGTGAAAGAAAAGTCCTTGAAACTCCGACAATGTCAAGTTTACTGAAACATCAAAAAGTACCACAATTTTGTAGACTGTCCTGCAGAAATTTATCTTTCTTGTGCTCCATAGGTTTCTTTAAGGCGAAGACCctcttttatttaaacatttcctAGAAACTGCTTTCTCAAGTGAAGATTAATCATTTGGTTTACAAAACAGGAGCCAGCCACATGTTAAGTTTCATCTCAGGCAATAAATTGTCTTTGTACCATATTTCTTGTCTCTTTCCATATAGTTTGTTGTGTCTTATATACAGACTCCTGAAAAATTCTTTCTACTTGTGTAGGAAAGCCACGACTTTCTTCCTCTAAGGCATTGATGGTTTGGAGGGCAAAGGGAGTCCTTTCTCGGGGAAGGGGATTGTTCAGGGGCCGCATGGGTATAACAGAGTTGTATTTATGCTGCCTGTTAACGGAGTTCATTAGGGACGTATAGAACTGGAAATTACACCAGGTATCTCTTAAAAAGTTTTCAGTCAGTAATAAGATTGTCCACGCAGACCCATTTACAGCATCATCTAAATTCTGTAAATGCTGTCTGCCACATGGCATCTCAGCAAAGATTATTCCGGGTTTGATACCAAAGTCATCTTGTAGCAGATTCTGGACTCTGAGGGCTTCATCTGTGTCATCTTCTGCATGCAATATCACAAATTTGAGGAACACCTCTTCTTCAGCTTCTTCTTCAAGCATCTCTTCCATGCTCTGAGCTCCCTCCTGCTTTCCTGTTGGCCCCTCTGTTGTACTGCTGTGCTCAGCAACATTACACAAGGATAGATCTCCAGACTTCTTGGAATCTGACTCATGATATCCTGGACTTGTATCCACACTGTGCCTTTTAccccaagagagagaaagagggcagGAATTTATTTTAGACTTCCCGATACCCATTATAAATATCCAAGGCAGAAGAGGAAAACTTTATGTATTTCTCAGCATTTCTTTTCAATCTAAAAGAAGTAACAAAACAGAAGAATATTATAAATttaatcaaaacattaaaaatggaaactttCATTCAACCTGAAAAGCTCAAAAAGATTATAATAGACAGATCCAAACACATAAATGACAAACAGATAATTGGGAAGCTAAACTACTAATCTTTTGTGAGCTTCACAAGGGCTATCACAGGCAGCGAAGGGAACATTAAATAAAGGGTCCAGTATAATATAATAGGAGACATTCGGAAAACGTAAATGGTGTTGTATTAGCACTACAAACCTCCAGattgaaataaattatgttgGTATTTTCGTGATAGGTACCACACCACTTTATATTTTCATGCAGTTTAAATCTAATTTCTCCATTATCAAATTACCATGTAGActagaaacaggaaaatataaagaaactgaATACTCAATTAAGCATAAATATACTTCTGTATCAAGCACAAACAAAATAGAACACAAATATCCTAACAATGACTGGCAGCATCTCTACTGACAGCATAAACAGAAGATCTGAAATGTCAAGTGAAATGATGTCCAGGATTCACTGGTTcagagcttttttttgtttgtctggagtCAGGCATTGTAGCGATGGTGAATCTAATGGAGAATAAATTATAATAAGAGTGTGTGAAAAgtaagaaatatctttttccaacgAATCCTGTAACtactgaagaaaatatatttattcacccAAGGAAAAATTAACATCTCAGTTTGGAAATGAACTCTAGAAACAAAGACTTGAGACTTTCTCCAGTGAAATCAACAAAGAATGATTATAGTTTAGActcattcttgtttttgttgttatttatttattctttatttatttattttttgagacaaggtctggctctgttgcccaggatggagtgcagtggtgtcatctcaactcactgcaacctctgcctctcaggctcaagccatactcccacctcagcttctggagtagctgggactacaggtacatgccaccacacctggctaatttttgtgtttttttgttttttgttttggtaggaTGGGGTttcatatgttgcccaggctggtctcgaactcctgggctcaagcaatcctcccgcctcagcctctcaaagctctgggattacaggtatgagctaccacgtCTGACCTAgactcattcttttatttaaaaaaattctaaattcagAGTGGAAGAACTAGATCAACTGTGAAAGAAATGTATACCATGTGAATCTAATTTAAATAACTCTTCAGAAAACGTTGGCAATATTCCTAATAAAATCCC is a window of Pongo pygmaeus isolate AG05252 chromosome 4, NHGRI_mPonPyg2-v2.0_pri, whole genome shotgun sequence DNA encoding:
- the TICAM2 gene encoding TIR domain-containing adapter molecule 2 translates to MGIGKSKINSCPLSLSWGKRHSVDTSPGYHESDSKKSGDLSLCNVAEHSSTTEGPTGKQEGAQSMEEMLEEEAEEEVFLKFVILHAEDDTDEALRVQNLLQDDFGIKPGIIFAEMPCGRQHLQNLDDAVNGSAWTILLLTENFLRDTWCNFQFYTSLMNSVNRQHKYNSVIPMRPLNNPLPRERTPFALQTINALEEESRGFPTQVERIFQESVYKTQQTIWKETRNMVQRQFIA